Proteins co-encoded in one Sporosarcina sp. FSL K6-1522 genomic window:
- the ureG gene encoding urease accessory protein UreG, which yields MKPVRIGIGGPVGSGKTSLVDQLTRAMHKDYNVAVITNDIYTREDAQFLMSNGVLEEDRILGVETGGCPHTAIREDASMNFAAIDELKTRFTDLDIIFVESGGDNLSATFSPELVDGYIYVIDVAEGQDIPRKGGPALTRSDLLLINKTDLAPYVGVDLELMDSDAKKMRNGRPYIFTDVRTQKNVDKVVEWIQHSMLLEGAGSAGSND from the coding sequence ATGAAACCAGTACGTATTGGTATCGGTGGACCCGTTGGATCGGGCAAGACATCGCTCGTTGACCAACTGACACGTGCGATGCATAAAGACTATAATGTGGCGGTTATTACGAACGATATTTATACACGTGAGGATGCTCAGTTTTTAATGAGTAACGGTGTGCTTGAAGAGGACCGTATTTTAGGCGTGGAAACAGGTGGGTGTCCGCACACAGCTATTCGTGAAGATGCTTCCATGAACTTTGCGGCGATTGATGAGTTGAAAACTCGTTTTACGGACTTGGATATTATTTTTGTAGAAAGTGGCGGCGATAACTTATCTGCTACATTTAGCCCTGAATTGGTTGATGGCTATATTTATGTGATTGACGTTGCGGAAGGACAGGATATTCCACGAAAAGGCGGCCCTGCGCTAACGCGTTCTGATTTGTTGTTGATTAATAAAACGGATTTAGCTCCGTATGTGGGTGTGGATCTTGAACTTATGGATAGTGACGCGAAAAAAATGCGTAACGGCCGTCCTTATATTTTCACAGATGTAAGAACACAGAAAAACGTTGATAAAGTTGTTGAATGGATTCAACATAGCATGCTGTTGGAAGGTGCGGGATCCGCTGGTTCAAATGACTAA
- a CDS encoding urease accessory protein UreE, with the protein MLITKVIGNIGTEEEIAGKKTEWLELDWEELSKRILRRETDQGTDIAISLEQHADDHHHDHHHHDGHDHHHDHHTLQYGDILFEDDNRRIVVRTKMEPVIVISPKNMTEMGKTAFELGNRHTPALIEENQVIVRADHTLNKLLDEVGVAYETTERRFKQPFKYRGHSH; encoded by the coding sequence ATGTTAATTACGAAAGTCATTGGTAATATCGGTACGGAAGAAGAGATTGCAGGGAAGAAGACAGAGTGGCTTGAGCTTGACTGGGAAGAATTGAGCAAGCGCATTTTACGTCGTGAAACAGACCAAGGTACGGATATTGCGATATCGCTTGAACAGCATGCTGATGACCACCATCACGATCATCACCACCATGACGGACACGACCATCATCATGATCATCATACATTGCAGTATGGCGATATCTTATTTGAAGATGATAACCGCCGCATTGTTGTGCGTACAAAAATGGAGCCAGTTATTGTTATCAGCCCGAAAAACATGACGGAGATGGGTAAAACGGCATTCGAACTTGGAAATCGTCATACGCCGGCTTTGATTGAGGAAAATCAAGTCATCGTGCGCGCAGACCATACGTTGAATAAATTGTTAGATGAAGTGGGTGTTGCATATGAAACAACTGAAAGACGGTTTAAACAACCATTCAAATACCGTGGCCACTCCCACTGA
- a CDS encoding urease accessory protein UreF: MKQLKDGLNNHSNTVATPTDFALLHLFQIHDSAFPIGSFTQTYGMETYIQEDVIRTKEDLVAYCTSFLFHNLVRGDAILMQEAYAAALEQDVERLLYLEQLCGAMKLAKESREASVNLGRQFIKTASPLGTDAFLTEWKERIDAKEIKGHYAILYGIYSAATGVSVHHAVMTYLFASLNGLVQNAVRAVPFGQTTGVQAMYELIGPVTEAAAFVSTLTENDISNNALGIELASMKHEYLFSRLFIS; this comes from the coding sequence ATGAAACAACTGAAAGACGGTTTAAACAACCATTCAAATACCGTGGCCACTCCCACTGATTTTGCGCTCTTGCATCTGTTTCAAATACATGACTCTGCTTTTCCAATAGGTTCTTTTACGCAGACTTATGGAATGGAGACGTACATCCAAGAAGATGTCATCCGGACGAAAGAGGATTTGGTCGCGTACTGCACCTCATTCCTATTTCATAATCTAGTTCGCGGAGATGCAATTCTGATGCAAGAAGCTTATGCCGCAGCTCTGGAACAGGATGTCGAGCGATTGCTCTATTTGGAACAATTATGTGGAGCCATGAAGCTTGCGAAAGAATCGCGAGAGGCAAGTGTGAATTTAGGCAGACAGTTTATAAAAACGGCGTCTCCACTTGGCACGGATGCATTTCTTACTGAATGGAAAGAGCGTATTGACGCGAAAGAGATTAAAGGGCATTACGCCATTCTTTACGGCATTTACAGTGCGGCAACGGGCGTCAGTGTACACCATGCCGTCATGACGTATTTGTTTGCATCGCTGAATGGACTCGTTCAAAATGCCGTTCGTGCAGTGCCTTTTGGGCAAACGACGGGTGTCCAAGCGATGTACGAATTGATTGGACCAGTGACGGAGGCAGCTGCATTTGTTTCGACGTTGACGGAAAATGATATTAGCAATAATGCGCTTGGTATCGAACTCGCTTCTATGAAGCATGAGTACTTATTCTCAAGACTATTTATTTCGTAA
- a CDS encoding MFS transporter: MVFLLFIVTAINYADRATLSIAGTDMSNQLGLDSVMMGLVFSAFAWSYVAGQIPGGWLLDRFGSKKVYFWSVFLWSAFTLLQGLLGFFGSAGTAVMILFGLRFLVGLAEAPSFPANSRIVASWFPSNERGTAAATFNSAQYFATVLFAPIMGYLTYTFGWRYVFYFMGALGIVVALGWLKLFHNPKDHPRVNQAELDYIEQGGGLTSMDQQMMKKEEKVKGKNWKNIKQLLGNRMLLGIYLGQYCITTLTYFFLTWFPIYLVKERGMTILQVGFVASLPAICGFLGGILGGIFSDFLLRKGFSLTVARKTPIIAGMILSTSLIAANYVDAQWVVIFVMSLAFFGKGFGALGWAVMSDTSPKEMSGMSGGLFNTFGNIAGITTPIIIGVIIATTGSFNGALLFVGANALVAILSYLFLVGEIKRVELKA, encoded by the coding sequence ATGGTGTTTTTACTCTTTATTGTCACGGCAATCAATTACGCAGACCGGGCAACGCTCTCGATTGCAGGAACGGATATGTCAAATCAGTTAGGTTTGGATTCTGTCATGATGGGCTTGGTTTTCTCTGCATTTGCATGGTCTTATGTGGCTGGTCAAATTCCAGGGGGATGGCTACTTGACCGTTTTGGCTCGAAGAAAGTTTATTTTTGGAGCGTTTTCTTATGGTCCGCATTTACCTTATTACAAGGGCTTCTTGGCTTTTTTGGATCTGCGGGTACCGCAGTAATGATTTTATTCGGTTTACGGTTTTTAGTGGGGCTGGCAGAGGCACCCTCTTTTCCTGCCAACAGTCGCATTGTTGCGTCCTGGTTTCCGAGCAATGAACGTGGCACTGCTGCTGCGACGTTCAATTCGGCTCAATATTTCGCCACGGTTCTTTTTGCTCCAATCATGGGATACCTTACATACACATTTGGCTGGCGGTATGTGTTCTATTTCATGGGGGCACTAGGTATTGTCGTTGCTTTAGGATGGTTGAAGCTGTTTCATAACCCGAAAGACCACCCACGTGTCAATCAGGCTGAGCTTGATTATATCGAACAAGGTGGCGGTTTGACGTCTATGGATCAGCAAATGATGAAGAAAGAAGAGAAAGTGAAGGGGAAGAATTGGAAGAATATCAAACAACTTTTAGGAAATCGTATGTTGCTTGGTATTTATCTTGGACAATATTGTATTACAACATTAACTTACTTTTTCCTAACTTGGTTTCCTATTTACTTGGTAAAAGAAAGAGGCATGACCATCCTTCAAGTCGGTTTTGTTGCTTCACTTCCGGCAATTTGCGGCTTTTTGGGTGGGATATTAGGTGGTATTTTCTCAGACTTCTTATTAAGAAAAGGGTTTTCGCTAACGGTTGCCCGTAAAACACCGATTATTGCCGGAATGATTTTGTCGACGAGCTTAATCGCAGCGAATTACGTGGATGCACAATGGGTTGTTATTTTCGTTATGTCTCTTGCATTTTTCGGTAAAGGATTTGGAGCACTTGGTTGGGCCGTCATGTCAGATACATCTCCGAAAGAAATGTCTGGCATGAGCGGTGGGTTATTCAACACATTCGGAAATATTGCTGGCATTACGACACCGATTATTATCGGCGTCATTATCGCTACAACTGGATCCTTTAATGGAGCACTTCTTTTTGTAGGTGCCAATGCACTTGTTGCAATTTTGAGCTACTTATTTCTTGTAGGTGAAATCAAACGTGTGGAATTGAAAGCGTAA
- the ureA gene encoding urease subunit gamma has protein sequence MKLNQVEQEKLLLHVAGELAIKRKERGVKLNYPEAVALLCHYIMEGARDGKTVAQLMSEGKQVLTVDDVMEGVGDMISDVQIECTFPDGTKLVTVHRPIQ, from the coding sequence TTGAAGTTAAACCAAGTTGAACAGGAAAAATTACTGTTACACGTTGCTGGAGAGTTGGCTATTAAGCGTAAGGAACGTGGCGTTAAGTTGAATTACCCAGAAGCAGTAGCGCTACTTTGTCACTACATTATGGAAGGCGCGCGTGATGGTAAAACTGTTGCGCAACTGATGAGTGAGGGGAAACAAGTGCTAACAGTTGATGACGTCATGGAAGGTGTTGGCGACATGATTAGTGATGTGCAAATTGAATGCACATTCCCAGATGGTACAAAATTGGTGACGGTCCACCGTCCAATTCAATAA
- the kdgD gene encoding 5-dehydro-4-deoxyglucarate dehydratase codes for MTKRKQAPKGILGFPVAPMDAEGKLDLHGLGKNIEFLVEEGLSSVFVACGAGELHAISNEEYRSMVEVAVEKTKGKVPLYTGVGGNITHALEQAKISEELGAEGYLILPPYLIDPSQDGIYNYLSEIIQSTDLNAIVYQRDNCIFEAETLQKLCELPQLVGYKDGIGNMEKNVEFTHLIGDRLEWINGMPLAEVTMASYVNLGFTSYSSAISNYIPHISAKYYEALLSGNNEVVHDLYENVIFPIHRIRKQKKGYAVSLIKAGMQIVGLPVTTNVRAPIAPVEEGHYEELKVIIEKALEKYPAKVAVV; via the coding sequence ATGACGAAACGAAAACAGGCACCGAAAGGGATTTTAGGATTTCCGGTAGCGCCGATGGATGCTGAAGGGAAATTGGATTTACATGGTTTAGGAAAGAATATCGAGTTTTTAGTTGAAGAAGGATTGTCTTCTGTTTTTGTAGCATGTGGAGCGGGGGAATTACATGCAATTAGCAACGAAGAATACAGGTCCATGGTGGAAGTTGCTGTTGAAAAGACAAAAGGAAAAGTTCCACTCTACACAGGTGTTGGCGGAAATATTACGCATGCGTTGGAGCAAGCGAAGATTTCTGAAGAACTTGGCGCGGAAGGGTATTTGATTTTACCACCGTATTTGATCGATCCATCACAGGATGGGATTTATAATTATTTAAGCGAGATTATTCAAAGCACAGATTTGAATGCCATCGTTTATCAGCGTGATAATTGTATTTTTGAAGCCGAGACACTTCAGAAACTATGCGAATTGCCACAACTGGTAGGGTATAAAGATGGTATCGGGAATATGGAGAAGAACGTCGAGTTTACACATCTGATTGGGGATCGTCTAGAGTGGATTAACGGGATGCCGTTAGCGGAAGTGACAATGGCTTCGTATGTGAACTTAGGATTCACGTCGTACTCATCAGCGATTTCGAACTATATCCCTCATATTTCTGCGAAGTATTACGAGGCGCTTCTAAGCGGTAATAACGAAGTGGTTCATGATCTGTATGAAAATGTGATTTTCCCGATTCACCGTATCCGTAAACAGAAGAAAGGTTATGCCGTTTCGCTTATCAAAGCAGGCATGCAAATTGTCGGTCTTCCTGTTACAACCAATGTACGGGCACCGATTGCGCCTGTCGAAGAGGGGCATTATGAAGAGCTAAAAGTTATTATTGAAAAAGCGCTAGAAAAGTATCCTGCAAAAGTAGCAGTAGTTTAA
- a CDS encoding urease accessory protein UreD, with product MAFEPRRGYTRMPHVYQQPPLKASRELYEGQDPTATVYIMESSGGMVAGDRNDITVKIAPDSRVRLIQQSALKIYPSHTGDTCVFTIDVDLAERSRLEWMPEVLIPFVDAKFQVDTTLRVARDATVLWGEIVAPGREKRGEIFDYQSFRSNFKIFVEDELLAFDSLHFAPKEANLGGIGVLEGAMYVGTIWLVSPNAANVDVRALQETLRVEEGLKAGMTRLEGNAIHCRWLAVDQWTMQEEMKRIYALLAEMI from the coding sequence ATGGCATTCGAGCCTAGAAGGGGTTATACACGGATGCCGCATGTTTACCAACAGCCTCCATTAAAGGCAAGTCGGGAGTTGTACGAAGGGCAAGACCCGACGGCGACTGTCTATATAATGGAGTCGTCAGGTGGCATGGTAGCAGGAGATCGCAATGATATTACGGTGAAAATTGCGCCGGATAGTCGGGTGCGATTGATCCAACAATCAGCGTTGAAAATCTATCCATCGCATACGGGCGATACTTGTGTGTTTACAATCGATGTCGACCTTGCGGAACGTTCACGGTTAGAGTGGATGCCTGAAGTGCTAATTCCATTTGTTGACGCGAAGTTCCAAGTCGATACAACGTTGCGTGTAGCCCGCGACGCGACGGTATTATGGGGCGAAATCGTTGCGCCGGGACGTGAAAAACGCGGTGAGATATTTGACTATCAATCGTTTCGATCGAATTTCAAGATATTCGTAGAGGATGAGCTGCTTGCTTTTGACTCGCTTCATTTTGCGCCAAAAGAAGCGAATCTAGGGGGGATAGGTGTCCTTGAAGGCGCTATGTATGTCGGTACGATTTGGCTTGTATCGCCGAATGCAGCGAATGTCGATGTACGTGCATTGCAGGAAACACTGCGAGTAGAAGAAGGTTTAAAGGCCGGCATGACGCGGCTTGAAGGCAATGCAATCCATTGTCGCTGGCTTGCGGTTGATCAGTGGACAATGCAAGAAGAGATGAAACGGATTTATGCGTTGTTGGCGGAAATGATTTAA
- the ureC gene encoding urease subunit alpha — MKVTHDQYAKMFGPTVGDKVRLADTDLWIEIEKDYTYYGDEGVFGGGKSLRVSMGQNGKNVRDEGVLDTVITNVMIIDHTGIVKADIGIKDGRIIGVGKAGNPLAMDGVDQDMIIGVGTEVYAGEGLIATAGAIDTHIHLISPQQVETALNAGTTTFIGGGTGPAAGSKATSMTAGAWHIQRMLQAVEDLPINFGLLGKGSASAPEPIIEQIRAGAIGMKIHEDWGATPDALDQSLTVADEYDIQVALHSDTLNEAGFVEDTINAINGRTIHIFHTEGAGGGHAPDQLRLASHPNILPASTNPTKPFTTNTIDEHLDMLMVCHHLKHDVPEDVAFADSRIRPETIAAEDIMQDLGVLSIMSSDSQAMGRVGEVTMRTFQTADKMKKQRGPLPQDEGKDNDNYRVKRYISKLNINPAIAHGISHEVGSIEEGKLADIILWDPAFFGVKAEVVIKGGIAVYAITGDPNASIPTPQPMMGRRMYGFHGQAPQKAAMTFLPQIAVEEGLPEALGLQKMIGTVKNCRNVGKADMKHNSETPEIDVNPETYEVKLDGELATCEAVSVLPMAQRYFLF, encoded by the coding sequence ATGAAAGTAACACATGATCAATATGCGAAAATGTTTGGCCCAACAGTTGGCGACAAAGTGCGTCTTGCTGATACGGACCTTTGGATTGAAATTGAAAAAGACTACACGTATTACGGCGATGAAGGCGTATTCGGTGGAGGGAAATCACTACGCGTATCAATGGGGCAAAATGGTAAAAATGTTCGCGACGAGGGTGTTCTCGATACAGTTATTACAAACGTTATGATTATTGACCATACAGGTATCGTGAAAGCAGATATCGGGATTAAAGACGGTCGTATTATTGGTGTCGGAAAAGCAGGGAATCCACTTGCAATGGACGGCGTAGACCAAGATATGATTATCGGTGTTGGAACGGAAGTGTATGCAGGCGAAGGGTTGATCGCAACAGCGGGCGCCATTGACACGCATATTCACTTAATCAGCCCTCAGCAAGTTGAAACTGCGCTTAATGCAGGAACAACGACATTTATTGGTGGTGGGACAGGTCCTGCAGCTGGTTCAAAAGCAACGAGTATGACTGCGGGTGCATGGCATATCCAACGCATGTTGCAAGCAGTCGAAGACCTACCCATTAACTTTGGTCTTCTCGGAAAAGGGAGTGCATCTGCTCCTGAGCCAATTATTGAACAAATTCGTGCCGGCGCAATTGGTATGAAGATTCACGAAGACTGGGGCGCGACACCTGATGCGCTTGACCAAAGTTTAACGGTAGCAGACGAGTACGATATTCAAGTCGCACTTCACTCCGATACACTTAATGAAGCTGGATTTGTTGAAGATACGATCAATGCAATTAATGGCCGTACAATTCACATTTTCCATACAGAAGGAGCAGGTGGCGGGCACGCACCTGACCAATTGAGATTAGCATCACATCCAAATATTTTGCCGGCATCAACGAATCCGACAAAACCATTTACAACGAATACAATCGATGAGCATTTGGACATGCTGATGGTATGTCACCATTTGAAACACGATGTACCGGAAGACGTAGCATTCGCTGATTCACGTATCCGTCCTGAAACGATTGCTGCGGAAGATATTATGCAAGACCTGGGAGTTTTAAGTATCATGTCTTCTGACTCACAAGCGATGGGACGCGTAGGTGAAGTCACAATGCGTACGTTCCAAACAGCCGATAAAATGAAAAAACAACGTGGTCCACTTCCGCAAGACGAAGGAAAAGACAACGATAACTACCGTGTTAAACGCTATATTTCGAAATTAAATATCAACCCTGCAATTGCACATGGTATTAGCCATGAGGTAGGTTCCATTGAAGAAGGAAAACTTGCAGATATCATTCTTTGGGATCCTGCATTTTTCGGTGTGAAAGCAGAAGTTGTCATTAAAGGTGGAATTGCTGTTTATGCAATCACGGGCGACCCGAATGCATCCATTCCAACTCCGCAACCAATGATGGGACGTCGTATGTACGGTTTCCATGGTCAAGCTCCACAAAAAGCAGCCATGACATTCTTGCCGCAAATCGCTGTGGAAGAAGGGCTTCCTGAAGCACTCGGCTTACAAAAAATGATTGGTACAGTTAAAAACTGTCGTAACGTTGGTAAAGCAGACATGAAGCATAACAGTGAAACACCTGAAATTGACGTGAATCCTGAAACGTATGAAGTGAAACTTGATGGTGAATTGGCTACATGCGAAGCGGTAAGCGTTCTTCCGATGGCACAACGTTATTTCTTGTTTTAA
- the garD gene encoding galactarate dehydratase, whose protein sequence is MTSTVEVDIPLFIKVNPIDNTAIIVNKGGLKEGTAFSGDLVLTEFVSQGHKVALMDIHPDEEIVRYGEVIGYAQQLIPKGSWIRESLVIMPTPPELDSLPISTKVAEVEPLEGEYTFLGYRNSDGSVGTKNLLGITTSVQCVAGVLDFAVKKIKEELLPSFPNVDDVIALTHSYGCGVAIDAPDAVIPIRTIQNLAKHPNFGGEVMIIGLGCEKLVPSRLNDGKEDDNILSLQDEDGFINMIVSIVAMAKERLQKLNERKREVCSVSDLVIGVQCGGSDAFSGVTANPAVGYAADLFVKAGATVLFSEVTEVRDAIHLLTPRASTEEVGQSLIREMKWYDEYLNRGEADRSANPTPGNKRGGLSNVVEKSLGSVVKSGTTPIVDVLAPGEKARKKGLVFAATPAGDFVCGTLQLASGIHLQVFTTGRGTPYNLSVAPVMKVATRNALQEQWHDLIDINAGKIATGEATIEEVGWEIFNDILEIASGTKKTWADKWGIHNDLVLFNPAPIT, encoded by the coding sequence ATGACTAGTACTGTAGAAGTTGACATTCCGTTATTCATCAAAGTAAATCCGATAGACAACACTGCAATCATTGTGAATAAAGGAGGATTGAAAGAGGGGACGGCGTTTTCAGGCGACCTCGTTCTTACGGAATTTGTTTCGCAAGGTCATAAGGTTGCTTTGATGGATATCCATCCTGATGAAGAAATCGTTCGATATGGTGAAGTGATTGGTTATGCGCAGCAGCTTATTCCAAAAGGGAGTTGGATTCGGGAGTCGTTAGTCATTATGCCGACTCCGCCTGAACTGGATTCACTGCCCATTTCAACGAAAGTAGCAGAGGTTGAACCACTTGAAGGGGAATACACCTTTCTAGGGTATCGTAATTCAGATGGTAGTGTAGGGACGAAAAATCTATTAGGCATTACGACGAGTGTACAATGCGTAGCGGGTGTTCTGGACTTTGCTGTGAAAAAAATTAAAGAAGAGTTACTGCCCTCCTTTCCGAACGTAGATGATGTCATTGCGTTAACGCATAGCTATGGCTGCGGGGTAGCCATTGATGCACCAGATGCAGTTATTCCGATTCGGACCATACAGAATTTAGCGAAACATCCCAACTTCGGTGGGGAAGTAATGATTATCGGACTCGGTTGTGAGAAATTGGTCCCATCACGTTTGAATGATGGGAAAGAGGACGATAATATTTTGTCTTTGCAAGATGAAGATGGATTTATCAATATGATTGTGTCAATCGTAGCGATGGCGAAGGAACGTTTGCAAAAATTGAACGAGCGGAAAAGAGAAGTTTGTTCGGTTTCAGACTTAGTCATCGGCGTTCAATGCGGCGGAAGTGATGCGTTTTCCGGTGTTACTGCGAATCCCGCGGTCGGCTATGCGGCTGACTTATTTGTGAAGGCAGGGGCTACTGTTTTATTTTCAGAGGTAACTGAAGTGAGAGATGCTATTCATCTTCTAACGCCTCGCGCTTCCACGGAAGAAGTCGGACAGTCGCTTATCCGTGAGATGAAATGGTATGACGAATATTTAAATAGAGGCGAAGCGGATCGGAGTGCGAATCCAACTCCGGGCAACAAACGAGGCGGCTTGTCCAATGTTGTTGAAAAATCGCTTGGATCGGTAGTGAAGTCTGGTACGACACCGATTGTTGATGTATTGGCACCGGGAGAGAAGGCGCGTAAAAAAGGGCTTGTCTTTGCTGCAACCCCTGCTGGCGATTTCGTCTGCGGTACGCTACAACTTGCATCGGGTATTCATTTACAAGTATTTACAACGGGAAGAGGGACTCCGTATAATTTGTCCGTCGCTCCAGTTATGAAGGTTGCTACACGCAATGCGCTACAAGAACAATGGCATGACTTGATTGATATTAATGCCGGGAAAATTGCGACGGGTGAAGCGACGATCGAGGAAGTGGGCTGGGAGATTTTCAACGATATTCTTGAAATCGCAAGTGGAACGAAAAAAACATGGGCAGACAAATGGGGTATCCATAACGATTTGGTTTTGTTTAATCCCGCGCCGATTACGTAA
- the ureB gene encoding urease subunit beta: protein MIPGEIKTAEGMIEINFGRPTKTVRVANTGDRPIQVGSHFHFIEVNKALEFDREVAVGMHLNIPSGTAVRFEPGEEKEVELVEFGGKRHVFGLNNLTDGSTHNVDEILDRAAEAGFKGAEDK from the coding sequence ATGATTCCAGGAGAAATTAAAACAGCTGAAGGCATGATCGAAATCAACTTCGGACGCCCAACGAAAACAGTCCGTGTTGCGAATACAGGTGACCGTCCGATACAAGTCGGCTCTCATTTCCACTTTATCGAAGTGAATAAAGCCCTTGAATTTGATCGCGAAGTAGCAGTTGGTATGCATTTGAACATACCATCAGGTACAGCGGTGCGTTTTGAACCAGGCGAAGAGAAGGAAGTCGAATTGGTAGAGTTTGGCGGGAAACGTCACGTATTTGGATTGAATAACTTAACAGATGGTTCTACGCATAATGTAGACGAAATCTTAGATAGAGCAGCTGAAGCAGGATTTAAAGGAGCCGAAGATAAATGA
- a CDS encoding urea transporter: MQSEMRKSWTRESLVAFLVASLKGISQVLLIENAISGLLILLAITTYSSFLGVITLLSAFVGTIVGKLGGADEKSISQGLFGYNSVLTGIVLASFLTGSYHWIIALVGAAIAAIFTAAMMHVLKDSGIPILTFPFIILSWLMLLASYRLKVFQLTPDLFPQDLSHWEVDMTGKVDWVDGTFNGIGQIFFLDSTFSGALIFVSIFWASWKFGLYAIIGNSVALLTSYLLGAEPNLIFMGLYGYNAILTIIAVSIVYNAKSNRFTPFLGIIGACLTVLLTASIATLLLPFGLPTLTLPFVLSTWLLLGARKVLPRL, encoded by the coding sequence ATGCAAAGTGAAATGCGGAAATCATGGACCAGAGAGTCGCTTGTTGCGTTCCTTGTAGCATCACTAAAAGGGATTTCTCAAGTGCTATTGATTGAAAATGCCATTTCAGGCCTTCTCATTCTACTGGCTATTACCACTTATTCTTCCTTTTTAGGCGTCATCACACTGCTATCGGCTTTTGTGGGTACAATCGTTGGAAAGCTAGGTGGGGCGGATGAAAAGAGTATAAGTCAAGGTCTGTTCGGGTACAACTCAGTACTGACAGGGATTGTACTCGCATCATTTTTAACAGGATCTTATCACTGGATTATCGCGCTTGTAGGAGCTGCGATTGCTGCGATTTTTACAGCTGCTATGATGCATGTGTTGAAAGACTCAGGGATACCTATTCTTACCTTTCCTTTTATTATCCTGTCTTGGTTGATGTTACTCGCATCGTACCGACTAAAAGTGTTTCAACTAACTCCGGATCTATTCCCACAGGATTTGTCGCATTGGGAAGTGGACATGACTGGCAAAGTAGATTGGGTGGATGGGACTTTTAACGGTATAGGACAAATCTTTTTCCTCGATAGCACATTTTCTGGTGCCTTGATTTTTGTTTCAATCTTTTGGGCCAGTTGGAAGTTTGGATTGTATGCGATTATCGGAAATTCCGTCGCGTTATTGACATCGTATCTCCTCGGTGCGGAGCCGAATTTGATCTTTATGGGGTTGTACGGATATAACGCAATCTTAACCATTATCGCTGTGTCTATCGTATATAATGCGAAGTCTAATCGTTTTACACCTTTTTTAGGTATCATAGGTGCTTGTTTAACGGTGCTGTTAACAGCAAGCATCGCCACATTACTGTTACCTTTCGGGCTTCCAACATTAACATTGCCATTTGTGCTTAGTACGTGGCTTCTCCTTGGTGCAAGAAAGGTTCTACCACGATTGTAG